From the Corynebacterium faecale genome, one window contains:
- the mobF gene encoding MobF family relaxase: MMTLHTLFAGTGYTYLTDSVATGDRPRLPGQSLSNYYASEKGTPPGEWTGAGIKRLEINGTVTEAQMLALFGEGRHPNADEIIAASIKDGATARKALKKSQIGRLFADNIKEADPMLDQIDEAVRVSRAKNGGTISDRKYKEITLEIASQHFKQRFPEEKNVDAKKIMGWVKATRDAQGDAVAGFDLVFTPQKSVTTLWGIGSEDLQKDIENAHREAVSETLEWVESNVSFSRKGAGGVIRVEGEGLTIARFDHFDNRAGDPNLHTHCAVANKIYCPDDGKWRSLDGRAMFQMNVAASNLYNQTLTNKLRNKGLSFRAVSHGENKSPVYEVAGVPDSLLKEFSRRDDIERRLEELVDDFRARNKREPSWQTQIKLAQQATLETRGVKQDQQSLTEMRALWAQRAEKVLGTSDVSALVTGLVNEEKEHTEVLDVNTAADRTLELLERRRSQWNATNIYSAATETLAVMRFNTTDEQRAMIESVMQEVRDGRSIRLTGQQFENVSGLTTTKGKSLFHQSMSDKFTSPETIFREQQLLDATRIATPFVATRRHIDAVISAVEKENGFPLNEGQRTMAHWLLGSGAQLSVAVGPAGAGKTTSMKVVSDAWQAMGNNVIGLGPSAAAANVLGNDLGIAGQTIASILTRDKHGLDTGITRGTLIIVDEAGMASTRDLYQLNEIAQRQGAVVRMIGDPSQLSAVESGGMLELLAQETNAPSLEEVVRFKTEGEAEASLKIREGEHDSYDFYDKHDRINTGSSTALREGILNEWAVETADGKTSLMMATTRKDVALLNTAAQQRRLNDGFLAPLTAEIVARDGATLHAGDQIVTRKNDSTINLVGGKEDGRRIFNGDLWTVNATDAAGNLHVSHKENGGRAVLPAAYVRAHVELGYASTVHRAQGMTVDTAHMLISGHESKELAYVGLSRGKMSNKAWIVTEQTVDPEAEHDKKTPANARAVWEQVMNRGSDNKAALSMLSDSSAEEDRAVELESYNHIRETMIRSWSTHLLNIHAPEVISELDDDDINSIAQAVSNALNAGIDVDVEISACRDSETFVDDLTAALTRVEATMPVGILPPQGPGVDTELLEWARTNRVALVDQRRLNADRLVAMGEGLTPHRVADVSAPVLNEQRDILRARLTARSTIIEKLEAIHDSLREGEPHMRLQNSHAHTLHQDRLISTVLNLDETASTAYGSRQFQIQREIAALEKQLPSREQWGDIQLQAHQARTDIAQAIHAERTLALSIDEQLQAARFDHTTLTTALSVIGDELDRRSTLTAEEAEAERSKWGTADAGLTVATAVGSYEQRAEQAEKAHKSVPETTDITQMLLNAPDLSTAPDSIAARLQLALTDLERSAVNLARPDRSNKEREIDMLIAERRELESQLTTVISATADPVESDADTRARIRQVQAAEPTILHDIEVLSRQVQAAKKYAAELPPEPKGLFVSAKKKQDITNRHAQAQKQIRESQSALDRAKGRHDNLLSQVPDRSLWPTLLSADSTQHQSREQAALIRNKITDLDSRIAQARAGGSGQDGKQFSRPDAAPRQHTTEADYGRER; the protein is encoded by the coding sequence ATGATGACACTTCATACGCTCTTTGCGGGCACCGGTTACACCTATCTGACTGATTCTGTAGCCACCGGAGACCGCCCACGACTGCCCGGACAGTCCCTTTCCAACTACTACGCATCGGAGAAAGGTACGCCTCCAGGAGAGTGGACTGGGGCAGGAATCAAGCGCTTAGAAATCAACGGAACTGTCACCGAAGCGCAGATGCTGGCGCTTTTTGGAGAGGGTAGGCACCCGAATGCAGACGAGATTATCGCCGCATCCATTAAGGATGGAGCGACCGCTCGAAAGGCGTTAAAGAAGTCCCAGATTGGCCGTTTGTTCGCCGACAACATCAAAGAAGCCGACCCAATGCTTGACCAGATTGACGAGGCAGTGCGCGTTTCACGAGCCAAAAACGGTGGCACAATTTCCGATAGAAAGTACAAGGAGATCACTCTAGAAATCGCATCCCAGCACTTTAAGCAGCGTTTCCCAGAGGAGAAAAACGTCGATGCTAAGAAGATTATGGGCTGGGTTAAGGCCACTAGAGATGCACAAGGCGACGCTGTAGCTGGTTTCGATCTGGTGTTTACTCCCCAGAAATCGGTGACAACGTTGTGGGGAATTGGCAGCGAAGATCTACAAAAAGACATCGAAAATGCCCACCGGGAGGCGGTCTCTGAGACCCTTGAATGGGTGGAAAGTAACGTGTCTTTCTCCCGTAAAGGCGCAGGCGGAGTGATCCGAGTGGAGGGCGAGGGCTTAACAATTGCGCGTTTTGACCACTTTGATAACCGAGCTGGTGATCCTAATCTTCACACTCACTGCGCTGTAGCCAATAAGATTTACTGCCCTGACGATGGTAAATGGCGGTCGCTAGATGGACGGGCAATGTTCCAGATGAACGTTGCTGCATCGAATCTTTACAACCAAACTTTGACTAATAAGCTACGGAATAAGGGCCTATCTTTCCGTGCTGTTTCACACGGTGAGAATAAATCCCCGGTCTACGAAGTGGCTGGAGTTCCCGACTCTTTGCTCAAAGAGTTCTCCCGTCGAGACGATATTGAGCGCCGTTTAGAAGAACTTGTCGATGATTTTCGTGCCAGGAATAAGCGCGAACCGAGCTGGCAAACGCAGATTAAGTTGGCTCAGCAGGCGACTCTAGAGACGCGCGGAGTGAAACAAGATCAGCAGTCGCTCACGGAAATGCGGGCACTTTGGGCGCAGCGAGCCGAGAAAGTTCTGGGTACTTCTGACGTATCCGCACTGGTTACTGGGCTGGTTAATGAGGAAAAAGAGCACACGGAAGTGCTCGATGTGAACACCGCAGCAGATCGTACTTTGGAGCTTTTAGAGCGCCGACGTTCGCAGTGGAACGCCACCAATATCTATTCCGCAGCTACGGAAACACTGGCTGTTATGCGCTTTAATACCACCGACGAGCAGCGCGCAATGATCGAATCAGTCATGCAGGAAGTCCGTGATGGACGATCCATTAGGCTCACAGGACAGCAGTTTGAGAACGTCTCTGGGCTGACTACCACCAAGGGAAAATCACTTTTCCACCAGTCCATGAGTGATAAGTTCACCTCGCCGGAAACCATTTTCCGCGAGCAGCAGTTGCTTGATGCCACCCGAATTGCGACCCCGTTTGTCGCTACTCGCCGTCATATTGACGCGGTAATTTCCGCTGTAGAAAAGGAAAATGGGTTCCCACTTAACGAGGGACAGCGCACCATGGCGCACTGGTTACTGGGATCTGGAGCGCAGCTTTCTGTCGCTGTTGGCCCCGCAGGAGCCGGAAAAACCACCTCCATGAAGGTGGTCTCCGATGCCTGGCAAGCCATGGGAAACAATGTCATTGGGCTTGGCCCATCTGCCGCAGCAGCGAATGTTTTGGGCAATGATCTAGGTATTGCTGGCCAGACAATCGCGTCGATCCTGACCCGAGATAAGCACGGATTGGACACCGGAATCACCCGGGGAACGCTGATTATTGTCGATGAAGCCGGCATGGCGTCAACCCGAGACCTCTACCAACTCAACGAAATCGCGCAACGTCAGGGTGCAGTTGTCCGCATGATTGGTGACCCATCTCAGCTGTCAGCTGTTGAATCTGGCGGCATGTTGGAGCTTCTCGCCCAGGAAACCAACGCGCCAAGCCTGGAAGAAGTCGTGCGTTTTAAGACCGAGGGTGAGGCCGAAGCGTCACTCAAAATCCGCGAGGGCGAGCACGATTCTTACGACTTCTACGACAAACACGACCGCATTAATACGGGAAGTTCCACCGCGTTGCGTGAGGGAATCCTCAATGAATGGGCCGTAGAAACCGCCGATGGAAAGACTTCCCTGATGATGGCCACGACCAGAAAGGACGTGGCACTACTTAATACTGCCGCACAACAGCGTCGCTTGAATGATGGTTTCTTGGCCCCGCTGACAGCTGAAATCGTCGCCCGAGACGGGGCCACGCTGCACGCAGGCGACCAGATTGTGACTCGTAAAAATGACTCCACCATCAATCTGGTGGGTGGTAAAGAAGACGGACGACGAATTTTCAATGGTGATCTGTGGACGGTTAACGCCACTGATGCCGCTGGAAACCTGCACGTTTCCCATAAGGAAAACGGTGGCCGAGCTGTCCTCCCAGCCGCCTATGTACGCGCCCATGTCGAGCTGGGATACGCCTCAACTGTCCACCGCGCCCAGGGCATGACCGTTGATACCGCCCACATGCTCATCTCTGGTCACGAGTCCAAGGAGCTTGCTTATGTTGGTCTCTCGCGCGGAAAAATGAGCAACAAGGCGTGGATTGTGACTGAGCAAACTGTCGATCCAGAAGCCGAACACGATAAGAAAACCCCCGCCAATGCGCGCGCTGTGTGGGAGCAGGTCATGAATCGCGGCAGTGATAATAAGGCAGCGTTGTCCATGCTGTCGGACTCTTCTGCCGAGGAAGATCGCGCTGTGGAGCTGGAATCCTACAACCATATCCGCGAGACAATGATCCGTTCATGGAGTACCCATCTTCTCAACATCCACGCGCCAGAAGTCATATCTGAGCTAGATGATGATGACATTAACTCCATTGCCCAGGCCGTTAGTAACGCACTGAATGCAGGCATTGATGTGGATGTTGAGATCAGTGCGTGCCGAGATTCTGAGACCTTTGTCGATGATCTCACCGCTGCATTGACCCGCGTGGAAGCCACAATGCCCGTGGGTATCCTGCCACCGCAGGGGCCAGGAGTAGACACCGAACTGCTGGAGTGGGCGCGCACCAATCGTGTCGCATTGGTCGATCAGCGTCGCCTGAACGCCGACAGATTGGTGGCCATGGGTGAGGGACTGACCCCGCATCGAGTGGCCGATGTGTCAGCCCCAGTGCTCAATGAGCAGCGTGATATTTTGCGCGCGCGACTTACTGCCCGCAGCACGATCATTGAAAAATTGGAGGCGATTCATGACAGTCTCCGCGAGGGCGAGCCGCATATGAGACTGCAAAATTCTCATGCTCACACCCTCCACCAGGACAGGCTGATTAGCACAGTGCTGAACCTGGATGAGACGGCATCGACTGCGTATGGCTCACGTCAATTCCAGATTCAGCGAGAAATTGCAGCACTGGAAAAGCAGTTGCCCAGCCGCGAACAGTGGGGGGATATTCAGCTCCAGGCGCACCAGGCCCGGACAGATATTGCCCAGGCCATCCACGCCGAACGCACGTTAGCGCTGTCCATTGATGAACAACTCCAGGCTGCACGCTTTGACCACACCACCTTGACAACAGCGTTGTCTGTCATCGGTGACGAGCTTGATCGACGCTCCACACTTACTGCTGAGGAAGCCGAAGCAGAGCGCAGTAAGTGGGGTACCGCTGATGCCGGACTGACCGTGGCCACCGCTGTAGGCAGCTACGAGCAGCGAGCAGAGCAGGCAGAAAAGGCGCACAAATCTGTCCCAGAAACCACCGACATCACCCAGATGTTGCTTAATGCGCCGGATCTTTCGACTGCCCCTGACTCGATTGCTGCCCGTCTCCAGCTTGCCCTGACTGATCTAGAGCGCAGCGCTGTAAACCTTGCTCGACCTGACCGTAGTAATAAAGAAAGGGAGATTGACATGCTTATCGCAGAGCGCCGCGAATTGGAATCGCAGCTCACCACAGTCATTAGTGCCACTGCCGATCCGGTGGAATCCGACGCGGACACCCGCGCGCGTATCCGCCAGGTGCAGGCGGCAGAACCGACAATCCTGCACGATATTGAAGTGCTGTCCCGCCAGGTGCAGGCAGCGAAGAAGTATGCGGCCGAGCTACCGCCCGAGCCGAAGGGATTGTTCGTATCTGCCAAGAAGAAACAAGACATCACCAACCGCCACGCCCAGGCCCAGAAGCAGATCCGTGAGTCGCAAAGCGCCCTGGATAGGGCCAAGGGTCGCCACGACAATCTGTTGTCCCAGGTGCCTGATCGGAGCCTGTGGCCGACGTTGCTATCTGCCGATTCCACGCAGCATCAGTCCCGCGAGCAGGCGGCACTAATCCGCAATAAGATCACCGATCTTGATAGCCGCATTGCCCAGGCACGAGCAGGCGGCAGCGGGCAAGATGGAAAGCAGTTCAGCCGGCCGGATGCAGCACCCCGCCAGCACACTACCGAGGCCGATTACGGCCGCGAGCGTTAA
- a CDS encoding DnaB-like helicase N-terminal domain-containing protein, with protein sequence MSEIDDQLQDNAATDQWETPLDLFLDPEAMLLGALMWAPDDYDAATRVCEVLTPNDFYNVSYGEIFSLIATRRDAGHPVDAASLQSAFHALGDTSPVPLSTARSMLLSIATLGAAPERLTAYADQVLGTSYRRQFQQMAGKLAHAAETAPEDQLFSIMVEHGKAQRRAWNRRQALKTHP encoded by the coding sequence ATGAGTGAGATTGACGATCAGCTCCAGGACAACGCAGCCACCGACCAGTGGGAAACCCCGCTTGATCTCTTCCTAGATCCCGAGGCCATGCTCCTTGGTGCGCTCATGTGGGCACCTGACGATTACGACGCAGCCACCCGCGTGTGCGAGGTGCTAACCCCAAATGACTTTTACAACGTCAGCTACGGCGAAATCTTTTCACTCATCGCCACGCGACGCGACGCCGGCCACCCCGTAGATGCCGCCAGTCTCCAAAGCGCATTTCATGCGCTCGGTGATACCTCCCCTGTTCCCCTGAGCACCGCCCGATCCATGCTGCTATCCATTGCCACACTCGGTGCAGCACCAGAGCGCCTCACCGCCTATGCAGATCAAGTACTGGGCACCAGCTACCGCCGACAGTTCCAGCAGATGGCCGGAAAACTGGCACATGCCGCCGAAACCGCCCCCGAGGATCAACTGTTTTCAATCATGGTCGAACATGGCAAGGCACAGCGCCGAGCATGGAACCGTCGACAAGCCCTGAAAACACACCCGTAG
- a CDS encoding type IV secretory system conjugative DNA transfer family protein, whose protein sequence is MARVVRESDQGTPAGADGTAFLVLAGAAVAALALAWCSINAGLWAAGEVFILNPVSAVIALATGNVPWNWASWTALIVVIVIIAIFIFLLAPSPKSPSEKVHARASKMMARPSELNGLTGKVAQEKATRLYEAADPKNNASTTGLLVGRTVAKPHSDIYMSWEDTAVVLAGQRMGKTQAYVTTSILSAPGPCVATANKRDVVDMTQAGRSEKGQVWLFDLQNIATDTSMDWWWNPLREVHDYRDARKLANYFASAVRSGGGEARKDPYFDTAAEEQLSAYIFAAAKADGDLLHVLEWLKNDTSETPVKILQAVGENAVAQSANANIHMNPKQKDGVFAMAANFLSVLNDRGYAAAVTPEHRAQLSVTSEGIHTDRGLMVGQQKPEFRVMDFASSKDTLYAMSVEGPDSPSALTTALVGQVIDAAQKTARKIPGGRLKTPMVCVLDEAANVVRLEELPSLYSYCGSQGILLMTFLQSRSQAFRVWGQEGFRAMMESSNLVIYGGGIKDKDFLAEISAMIGQMRVERTSTSRGSQTNYSTSFERQDIMGIDDLQALPSSHAVIMSSGNRPTLATKVFWSMSPFKEAVEESMRQAKAREMGTDVVAKES, encoded by the coding sequence ATGGCACGAGTAGTACGTGAATCAGATCAAGGCACTCCGGCAGGTGCCGATGGAACCGCCTTTCTTGTCCTCGCGGGTGCTGCTGTGGCAGCTCTGGCCCTGGCGTGGTGTTCGATTAACGCTGGCCTGTGGGCTGCGGGAGAAGTCTTTATCCTTAATCCCGTTTCGGCGGTAATCGCGCTGGCGACAGGAAACGTCCCTTGGAACTGGGCATCATGGACAGCCCTCATCGTCGTAATCGTCATTATTGCGATCTTCATTTTCTTACTGGCCCCATCACCGAAAAGCCCCAGTGAAAAAGTCCACGCCCGAGCCTCAAAAATGATGGCGCGTCCCTCAGAACTGAACGGGCTGACCGGCAAAGTTGCTCAGGAAAAAGCCACCCGGCTCTATGAAGCAGCCGATCCGAAAAATAACGCCAGCACCACCGGGTTGCTGGTGGGGCGCACAGTGGCGAAACCACACAGTGATATTTACATGTCCTGGGAGGATACGGCTGTAGTTCTAGCTGGTCAGCGCATGGGTAAAACGCAAGCCTATGTCACGACCTCGATTCTTAGTGCCCCTGGCCCTTGCGTGGCCACAGCCAATAAACGTGACGTGGTGGATATGACCCAGGCAGGGCGCAGCGAAAAGGGGCAGGTGTGGCTGTTTGATCTGCAAAATATCGCCACCGACACCTCGATGGACTGGTGGTGGAACCCGCTGCGCGAAGTCCACGACTACCGTGATGCACGCAAGCTGGCGAACTACTTTGCCTCGGCGGTGCGCTCTGGTGGTGGCGAAGCTCGAAAAGATCCCTATTTTGATACCGCTGCCGAAGAACAGCTCTCCGCCTATATCTTTGCGGCCGCAAAAGCCGATGGGGATCTGCTGCACGTCCTGGAGTGGCTGAAAAACGACACCTCGGAAACACCGGTGAAGATTTTGCAGGCGGTGGGAGAAAATGCCGTGGCCCAAAGTGCCAACGCCAATATTCACATGAACCCCAAGCAGAAAGATGGCGTGTTCGCCATGGCCGCGAACTTTTTATCTGTGCTTAATGACCGTGGGTATGCGGCTGCGGTGACACCGGAGCACCGCGCACAGTTGAGTGTGACCAGCGAGGGTATCCATACTGATCGCGGGCTGATGGTGGGCCAGCAAAAACCGGAATTCCGGGTGATGGATTTCGCCAGTTCTAAAGACACTTTGTATGCCATGTCTGTAGAGGGGCCTGATTCCCCCTCTGCTTTGACTACCGCGCTGGTGGGCCAGGTGATCGACGCTGCTCAGAAAACAGCCCGGAAGATCCCTGGTGGTCGGCTAAAAACCCCGATGGTGTGTGTGCTGGATGAAGCTGCCAACGTCGTGCGCCTGGAGGAACTGCCCAGCTTGTACTCCTACTGCGGATCACAGGGAATTTTGCTCATGACCTTCCTCCAGTCCCGTTCACAGGCATTTCGGGTGTGGGGCCAGGAGGGCTTCCGCGCCATGATGGAATCATCGAACCTCGTCATTTACGGCGGGGGCATTAAGGATAAGGATTTCCTCGCAGAAATTTCGGCCATGATTGGCCAGATGAGGGTGGAACGTACCTCCACCTCGCGGGGATCACAGACTAACTACTCGACTAGCTTTGAGCGTCAAGACATCATGGGTATTGACGATCTTCAAGCTCTGCCGTCCTCCCATGCCGTGATTATGAGTTCCGGCAACCGGCCCACGCTGGCCACCAAGGTGTTTTGGTCAATGTCGCCGTTTAAGGAGGCTGTGGAAGAGTCAATGAGACAAGCTAAAGCTCGTGAGATGGGCACTGACGTAGTAGCTAAGGAGAGCTAA
- a CDS encoding SCO6880 family protein, translating to MSTRTYGNWGKPRSAGLYGMTFETSAIVLGAIILALFTIMMGGLSAAIPLLIIEFFVVAPLVIKIGDETGYEKAIILFKFLRAKFNGETTYRSGRFSRVPGGTYKLPGLLHRTDLYNVPTAGLGDFAMGHDKPRGFYTVWFNCFPSGAEAIEADSIDTMVDHWAAFLEDASNVTDLVYVTVTHETSPESGIRLATEAERIAQHGTVDMAKEIIHEAAEILPQVSARMSSRVAVTFKATTAETRKNVRAEATEIARFLPGLMTRLQEAGVTVSLMNPAEVCGFVHSAYVPDDENEVERALVTGEDHGFTWDNCGPTAAQESSADYLHDGYKSVTFEMTQAPRGLVTEQTLTPLFAIDPDLPRKRVTMAFRPHDSGDSATLADKEFRDNLFKSRSAGGIGSIADDMAAGAAQQTRIEVNSGSRLVRFGLMMTVTHSADDPAELARQESVMEQRARQCGLKVRRCRSWQAAAFASALGAGIVLPEETSFTKFVSG from the coding sequence ATGTCTACGCGCACTTATGGCAACTGGGGTAAACCTCGGTCAGCGGGTCTTTACGGAATGACCTTTGAGACATCAGCGATTGTGCTCGGTGCCATCATCTTGGCGCTGTTCACCATCATGATGGGCGGGCTGTCGGCGGCGATTCCACTACTGATTATTGAATTTTTTGTTGTCGCTCCGTTGGTTATCAAAATCGGCGACGAAACCGGATATGAAAAGGCGATCATCTTGTTTAAGTTCCTGCGTGCAAAGTTCAACGGCGAAACCACCTACCGGTCGGGGCGTTTTTCCCGTGTCCCTGGTGGCACCTACAAGCTTCCTGGTCTGCTTCACCGCACCGATCTTTACAACGTTCCCACCGCTGGCCTGGGTGATTTCGCCATGGGCCACGACAAGCCTCGCGGATTTTATACCGTGTGGTTCAATTGCTTTCCCTCTGGAGCAGAAGCTATTGAAGCGGACTCTATTGACACCATGGTCGATCATTGGGCTGCGTTTCTGGAAGATGCCAGTAACGTCACCGATCTGGTCTATGTCACCGTGACCCACGAAACCTCCCCGGAATCAGGTATCCGTCTGGCCACCGAAGCAGAACGGATTGCCCAGCATGGCACTGTGGATATGGCCAAAGAGATTATTCACGAAGCTGCTGAGATTTTGCCGCAGGTCTCAGCGCGGATGTCCTCACGTGTGGCGGTGACGTTTAAGGCCACCACCGCAGAAACGCGCAAGAATGTGCGCGCAGAAGCAACAGAAATTGCTCGTTTTCTGCCGGGGCTGATGACTCGCCTCCAGGAGGCCGGCGTGACCGTCTCGCTGATGAATCCTGCAGAAGTGTGCGGATTCGTTCACTCTGCGTATGTTCCCGATGATGAAAACGAAGTGGAGCGTGCCCTGGTCACCGGTGAAGATCATGGATTTACCTGGGATAACTGCGGGCCGACAGCAGCTCAGGAAAGCTCCGCTGACTACCTCCATGACGGCTACAAGTCAGTGACCTTTGAGATGACTCAGGCACCGCGAGGACTGGTGACAGAACAAACCCTGACACCATTGTTTGCCATTGACCCCGATCTGCCGCGTAAGCGGGTGACCATGGCTTTTAGGCCCCATGATTCCGGTGATTCCGCAACGCTTGCCGATAAAGAATTCCGCGACAACCTGTTTAAGTCTCGTTCTGCGGGCGGCATCGGATCTATCGCAGATGATATGGCGGCTGGTGCAGCACAGCAGACCCGTATCGAGGTCAACTCCGGTTCTCGGCTGGTGCGCTTTGGTCTGATGATGACCGTAACCCATTCGGCTGATGATCCCGCTGAGTTGGCTCGCCAGGAGTCTGTGATGGAGCAGCGCGCTCGTCAGTGTGGTCTCAAAGTGCGACGCTGCCGTAGCTGGCAAGCCGCCGCCTTTGCCTCAGCCCTGGGCGCAGGCATTGTGCTTCCCGAAGAAACCAGCTTCACGAAATTCGTCTCAGGATAG
- a CDS encoding Fic/DOC family protein: protein MTQPHEMTHLQRWEEYLDPHTGVLRNLRGVTDPQTWKQEETDLVAIRAVDLPEFGFGHDTVADELRAIHEHLFQDCYEWAGQYRDVDMMKNHPQIPDSEVAFTPWQNIPDQLDAIQERIDSIEWDDLLLSEKKDALAEIHAKLNYVHPFREGNGRATRSFMEELARSHDVTITWEGSNDALIFASSASMMHESGLALAPWTALYSEIAEQATWQDETLDGIDALLNMMGPINLDYAAQKGADNSKAPPGPQTSMINHWHSYEF from the coding sequence ATGACCCAACCGCACGAAATGACCCACCTCCAGCGGTGGGAAGAGTACCTTGATCCGCACACGGGTGTGCTGCGTAACCTCCGAGGTGTCACCGACCCGCAGACATGGAAACAAGAAGAAACAGATCTGGTGGCCATACGCGCGGTTGATCTGCCCGAATTTGGTTTTGGTCATGACACGGTGGCCGACGAGCTTCGCGCGATCCATGAGCACCTGTTCCAGGACTGCTACGAGTGGGCAGGGCAGTACAGGGACGTGGACATGATGAAAAACCATCCCCAGATCCCCGACTCGGAGGTTGCATTCACGCCCTGGCAAAATATCCCGGATCAGCTCGACGCGATCCAGGAACGCATTGACTCCATCGAGTGGGATGACCTACTGCTGTCGGAGAAGAAAGACGCACTGGCTGAAATCCACGCCAAGCTCAACTACGTCCACCCGTTCCGTGAGGGCAACGGCCGAGCCACCCGGTCATTCATGGAAGAGCTTGCCCGTAGCCATGATGTAACCATTACATGGGAGGGAAGCAACGACGCACTGATTTTCGCCAGCTCCGCATCCATGATGCACGAGTCAGGATTAGCACTGGCTCCGTGGACTGCACTGTATTCAGAAATCGCTGAGCAGGCGACGTGGCAAGACGAAACCCTGGATGGGATTGACGCTTTGCTGAACATGATGGGTCCAATCAATCTGGACTACGCCGCCCAGAAAGGCGCAGACAACAGTAAGGCTCCACCGGGGCCGCAGACCTCCATGATTAATCACTGGCACAGCTACGAATTTTAA
- a CDS encoding DUF4913 domain-containing protein: MDDEDLFGSDFDDSDELLDDDVEEGVADTPAPQRTGSDTSAGDEEKKPQYATVYDFVEQQLSFVIQRKLSVQVGRGLVWDPAWWRYPEVVVRLSVLHRAWEAAFASEDPSALSTWWLHHCDPMMDRILNGESGPFHAYDANNPTAPVPPGLEMMPRTQENIAKYAPPKKK, encoded by the coding sequence ATGGATGATGAGGATCTGTTCGGCAGTGACTTCGATGACTCGGATGAATTGCTCGATGATGATGTAGAAGAAGGGGTGGCAGACACCCCTGCCCCTCAGCGGACTGGATCTGATACCTCGGCCGGCGATGAGGAGAAAAAGCCGCAGTATGCCACCGTCTACGATTTCGTAGAGCAACAGTTATCGTTTGTGATCCAGCGCAAGCTCAGTGTGCAGGTGGGCCGGGGGTTGGTGTGGGACCCAGCCTGGTGGCGGTATCCAGAAGTAGTCGTGAGGTTGTCGGTGCTTCATCGTGCCTGGGAAGCCGCCTTTGCTTCAGAAGATCCCTCGGCGCTATCCACCTGGTGGCTCCATCACTGCGATCCGATGATGGATCGTATTCTCAATGGTGAAAGCGGCCCGTTCCATGCCTATGACGCCAACAATCCGACTGCGCCTGTGCCACCGGGCCTGGAGATGATGCCGCGCACACAAGAAAATATCGCCAAATACGCCCCACCTAAGAAAAAGTAA
- a CDS encoding DUF4313 domain-containing protein: protein MTTQEPTTWIIEGTFFGKPVTLEAHAQRYTDNGRIALPMFREDEDGEESLFSVLTVNVPRIALEDTQIIIDPNVTKDTLSMVVDSGLIDPAPVAEVQVGMATAKVYNLTADGAKWATTTATDQF from the coding sequence ATGACTACGCAAGAACCAACCACCTGGATCATCGAGGGAACATTCTTTGGAAAGCCCGTCACCCTGGAAGCCCACGCGCAGCGATACACCGACAACGGCCGGATCGCCCTGCCGATGTTCCGCGAGGACGAGGACGGCGAAGAAAGCCTGTTTTCAGTGCTGACCGTCAACGTGCCCCGGATCGCCCTGGAGGACACGCAGATCATCATTGATCCCAACGTCACCAAGGACACGCTGAGCATGGTGGTTGATTCTGGCCTGATCGACCCAGCACCCGTGGCTGAGGTTCAGGTAGGCATGGCCACCGCCAAGGTCTACAACCTCACCGCAGACGGCGCGAAGTGGGCCACCACCACCGCCACCGACCAGTTCTAA
- a CDS encoding DUF6668 family protein, with protein sequence MERLSAVSPPDRPLAVTQPDPQKRPPLVWLVGAHGGAGTTYLAASLAFVGEKGNAWPDVSAEDVSPYAVIVARESTSGLDAAETALRQWHTDPALREVILLGLVLVAETSSKKLGKELQAWRESVSALAPETYRVGWIPDWTNLRPGELPTWWPGDAVPEKKKKYESEVPATIATVGHHLYTAAIADLTEKEETNA encoded by the coding sequence ATGGAACGCCTATCAGCAGTATCACCCCCTGATCGTCCCTTGGCGGTGACGCAGCCAGATCCACAGAAACGGCCACCGTTGGTGTGGCTTGTCGGTGCTCACGGTGGAGCCGGCACGACCTATCTCGCTGCATCTCTCGCCTTTGTCGGGGAAAAAGGCAACGCCTGGCCTGATGTGTCTGCCGAGGATGTATCGCCCTATGCCGTGATCGTGGCTCGGGAAAGCACCTCGGGCCTGGATGCGGCAGAAACCGCGCTGCGTCAGTGGCACACCGACCCTGCACTGCGCGAGGTCATCCTCCTGGGCCTGGTGCTTGTAGCTGAAACCAGCTCGAAGAAGCTGGGGAAAGAGCTACAAGCCTGGCGGGAATCCGTCTCCGCGCTCGCCCCGGAAACGTACCGGGTGGGCTGGATTCCAGACTGGACAAACCTGCGCCCTGGCGAGTTACCAACCTGGTGGCCTGGGGATGCAGTGCCAGAAAAGAAGAAAAAGTACGAGTCCGAGGTACCAGCGACAATCGCCACAGTCGGACATCACCTCTATACAGCTGCAATCGCAGACCTCACTGAAAAGGAAGAAACCAATGCTTGA